From the genome of Prevotella herbatica, one region includes:
- the nudC gene encoding NAD(+) diphosphatase yields MKKLWFIFCKDEIVLEKHDDGTYSIPESEESPIATKEWTHVINVTFAGEDDVKTFYIDSPITNNEKFEMCGLRKSFYKLSKPFYDKAGKCHELLYWDQNTKFCGVCGAPMKMHTDISKRCTNCGKEVWPSLATAIIVLIHKGDEVLLVNAKTFRGEFYGLVSGFVETGETLEEAVNREVLEETGLTINNIKYFGSQPWPYPSGLMVGYNADYVEGELHLQREELANGRWFKKDNLPTIPEKLSIARMIIDDWLQNNSK; encoded by the coding sequence ATGAAGAAACTTTGGTTTATTTTCTGTAAAGATGAAATTGTGCTAGAAAAGCATGATGATGGAACCTACTCTATTCCAGAAAGCGAAGAATCACCGATTGCAACCAAAGAATGGACTCACGTGATAAACGTAACTTTTGCAGGTGAAGACGATGTGAAAACTTTCTATATTGACAGTCCTATCACAAACAACGAAAAATTTGAAATGTGTGGACTTAGGAAGAGCTTTTATAAACTTTCGAAACCATTCTATGATAAAGCTGGTAAATGTCACGAATTGCTTTATTGGGATCAAAACACCAAATTCTGTGGTGTATGCGGAGCCCCAATGAAGATGCATACTGATATTAGCAAGCGATGCACTAATTGTGGTAAAGAGGTGTGGCCATCTTTGGCTACTGCGATTATTGTACTTATTCATAAGGGGGACGAAGTGTTATTGGTTAACGCAAAAACTTTCAGAGGAGAATTTTACGGACTTGTTTCTGGATTTGTTGAGACTGGTGAAACTTTAGAGGAAGCTGTAAACAGAGAAGTTCTTGAGGAAACAGGACTCACTATCAACAACATAAAGTATTTTGGAAGTCAACCATGGCCATACCCTAGCGGATTGATGGTTGGATACAATGCCGATTATGTTGAAGGCGAACTTCATTTACAGCGCGAAGAACTAGCTAACGGTCGATGGTTCAAAAAAGACAATCTGCCAACAATACCAGAAAAGTTAAGTATTGCACGCATGATTATCGATGATTGGTTGCAAAATAATTCAAAGTAA
- a CDS encoding trimeric intracellular cation channel family protein, with product MIGPNPEVARTVQQIIEFVGTFTFAISGIRMAAAKHFDWFGGFVCGFVVAIGGGTIRDVMLGATPFWMTSTIYVICSVIALLVYILFAKSLNRLENVWLIFDTLGLALFTIAGIQKTLQFDYPFWVAIVMGCITGAAGGIIRDVLLNKEPIVFQKDIYAMASVAGGLVYWLMMTLGINVGLTAIATFLVICIIRFVAVKFHISLPTLRNEQ from the coding sequence ATGATAGGTCCTAATCCTGAAGTTGCACGCACCGTGCAGCAGATAATAGAGTTTGTAGGAACTTTTACTTTTGCTATTTCTGGAATAAGAATGGCCGCTGCCAAGCATTTTGATTGGTTTGGCGGTTTTGTGTGTGGCTTTGTGGTTGCAATCGGTGGTGGAACAATTCGCGACGTTATGCTTGGGGCTACTCCTTTTTGGATGACCTCAACTATTTATGTAATATGTTCCGTGATAGCATTACTTGTTTATATTCTTTTTGCTAAGTCGTTAAATAGACTTGAAAATGTGTGGTTGATATTTGATACGTTGGGACTTGCACTCTTTACGATAGCAGGAATTCAGAAGACGCTTCAATTTGACTACCCTTTTTGGGTAGCAATAGTTATGGGTTGCATAACGGGTGCTGCAGGTGGCATAATTCGTGATGTATTGCTAAACAAAGAACCTATTGTTTTTCAGAAAGATATTTATGCTATGGCTAGTGTTGCCGGTGGATTGGTGTATTGGCTCATGATGACGCTAGGCATTAATGTGGGACTTACTGCAATTGCAACTTTTCTTGTGATATGTATAATACGATTTGTTGCAGTTAAATTTCATATATCGCTTCCAACACTTAGGAATGAACAATAA